A window of Pararhodobacter sp. genomic DNA:
AAGAGGTTACGACCGATCACCTGATCGCCCCGCTTGGCGGTGCCACCGGGATCGCCTTCATGAGCCGCGCGCGGTTCGAAGCTCTGTCGCCCGAAGCGCAAGAGGTTCTGCGGGCGAATTCCGGCTGCGACGAAGCGGCCAGAACGGGTGCGATCGTTGACGGCTGGGAAAACGGCGCCCGCGACCGCGTTGCAGCCATGGACGGGCACACCATCACAACGCTGTCGAGCGAGGGCTTGGCGGAATTGTCGGATCGCGTGATGGCCAACGTGATCGCCGGTTTCGACGGTCGCGTTCCCGGAGGTGCAGATCTGATCGCGACCTGGCAGGCTGCCGTGGCACAAGCCGCGATTGACGCGCCCGAAATCCTTGCGCAAGAGCGGTAAGATCGCGCGGCGTTGGTCTTGTGACCGAATGCACGATCCGATCCTCAAGACCCTCAAATGACATCAAAAAGGCCGGCGGTGATACCGCCGACCTTTCCAATGGTGAGGTCCAATGGGTTTTGATCAACTGTCGAAACCCGGAAACTGACGCCGCGCCTTGCGCAACTGGGCCTGCCAAGGACCGGCGCTGAACGGGGTGGCGCGGCTCCAGGTGCCCTTGGCCTCTTTGGCGGCGCGGTCGATGATCTCTTGGTCGATGAGATAGGGCTCAAGGCCGCCAGGCCCCGTGCCACTGGCGATCCGCACCGAACAGGCGCGGTTCAACATATAGGCCAGAAAATACGCCTCTTTCACCGAATGCCCCCAAACAATCATGCCGTGCCCCCGCAGCAAGGTCACTTGGCTTTGCTTGAAGCAGGCCACCAGCTTTTTCGCTTCATTCGGGCCGGTCAGAAAGCCCTCATAGTCGTGATAGGCAACCTCACCAATCCAGATCGCCCATTGATTGTTGCGCACCAGCCCTTGTTTTTGCATCGAGACACCGATGGTGTTGAAGGAATGCGCATGGATCACGCACTTGGCCTCAGGGATCGCGTCATAGACTCTTTTGTGCATCGGATAATCCAGCGGCTTGAGGGGTTTCGCCTGCGCATACTCGAAATCCGCGCGACCGGTTATCGACCAGATCGACCAGCGCGTCAAAATTCCGGTCCCAGTCCTCAAAGATCTCGTGGGTATCCCGGTAGAGATCCGACAGATTGATTGCTTGCCCATCGGCACGCACCAAACCGGGAACCTTCGTATCCCCCAGCACGTATGTCCCGATCCCGAAGGTGTTTTCAAATAGACCCGTCGCCGGGTTGACGATACGGTTTCCCGTAGTCACGATTTCCTTTTGCATAGGTGGAATTGAGAAGAATGACCCGCCGCCCCACTCAGTTTGTGCAGACCGATGCCCCCGATTGAGCCGTCGCTGACACCGCGCAAGCGGCCCACGCAGACGCGCTCAAAGCTGTTGGTGGATTCGATCCTCGAGGGGGGCGGTTCGCGTGCTTGAGGCGCGTGGACGGGCGGAGTTCACGACCACCGCCATCGCCGAGCAAGCCGGCATGGCGATCGAACAGGCGGTAGCGGTGTTGATCCATGCGTTGGCACGGGACAGGCCCTCGACTCGATTGTCGCGAATCCTCGAGGAAGAGGAAGAACGCCTGCCGCGAACCCCCGAGTTGATCGAGATAGAGGCCGCCATTCGCGACACCTCTGCCCAGTTCTTTCGGCTGTTGTTTGCCGGGCGTTTGCCCAATCCCCGCATAGAAATCCTTACCCTTGATGCCTTCAAGATCGCGCGTGCCATGTTCGATGGCCCGCAAGCCGATGTCGACCCAACCGGGCCCGACGCGCTGCCGGTCAGGATCGCCAATGTGATCCTTGGATATTTTGACCGCGTCTTGCGAGACACCTGAATTACGACCCGCCCGCAACAACGGCTTGGTCGATCACCCCGAACAGCGGCTGCCCGTCACGCGCGCGGCATTCCATGCGGACACGGTCACCGAACTGCATGTAGGGCGTCTGCGCAGCGCCCAGATCGAGCAGTTCAATGCCGCGTCGTTCGGCGATGCATGACGACCCGATCTCGCGGAAATTTTCGTTCGAGACCGTGCCGGAGCCAATGATCGTGCCCGCCACCAAGACGCGGGTGCGGGCGGCATGGGCCACCAGTTCATCAAAACCAAACGACATGGGGTAGCCCTCGGCCGCGCCGAAACGTGCGCCGTTCAGATCGACAATCAGCGGCAGGTCCACGCGGCTGTCGCGCCACGCCTCGCCCAACTCGTCTGGCGTCACGGCAACCGGCGCCACCGAGCACGCGGGCTTGGCCTGCACCCAGCCAAAGCCGGTTTTCATCTCGATCGGGGCCAGTGTGCGCAAAGACCAATCGTTGATCTGCACCAACAGGCGGATGTGACCTTGTGCGGTTGCGGCATCGGTGCCCATCGGCACGGCATCGCAAATCACCCCGAATTCGCCCTCAAAATCAATGCCATCCGCCTCGGACGGCAGGGGAACATCGGCGGTGGCCGCCAGGAACTGATGCGACATGCCTTGATACATCAGCGGGCGGCCCTTGGGCGTCGGGTCCATTTTGAAGACTTTTTGCATCAGATCGCCGTGGCTGTCATAGGCCGATCCGTCCAGCCATTGCCACGCGCGCGGCAGCGGCGCCAGCGCCTGTGCCGCGTCAAAATCAGCGCCACCGCCTGCATTCAGCGCGGCATATTGCGCCTCAAGCTGCGGGGCGAACCCGTCCCAGTTTTCCAGCAGCGCCTGCATCGTCTGCGCCCCTTGCGCGGGTTCAATCCGGCGCTGATCACGGCTTACAACATGCAGGCGACCGTCTGGGGTTCCATCGGGCAATGTGGTCAGTTTCATAGGTTACTCCGTGTAATTGTGCGCCGGAAAACTGGGATCGTCACGAAGTCCGTCCACCCAGCGTTTCCGCGAACCAATCGGCGATATAGTCGCGCCCGAAACTCATGTTGTCCGCGCCGACATGTTCGACACCGCCTTCGCGCGGGGTGAAAATCTTCAGCGCGCGTTTGGGTGAATTCACCAGCTGGTCATAGCTTTGGTGTGCATAGTCGAGCGCAATTTGCCGGTCTTGCGCGCCATGTGTCACCAAAAAGGGAACGCGGATCTTCTCCATCTGGCCGTTCAGGTTCATGCCCTCGGCCTTTTGGAAAAACTCGGCGCTATCCTTGGCGCCAAACACCCATTCGACGTGTTTCCAATAATGCGGAACCGGGTTTTCGCCTTCACGCTTGAGACGGCGTTGCTGCACTTCGGCCCAGTTGTGGTTCGCCCCCCAAACCGCGCCCGACGCAAAGCGGGGCTCGTTGGCGCAGACGCGCGGCGCATAATACCCGCCCAGCGAAATGCCGGTGATACCGATGCGGTTTTCATCAACATCGTCGCGCGCGCCGAGGAAATCGAACACCGGCGTGCCCCATTTTTCACTGTCGAAATGCGCGTATTGCTCCAGTTTGCGCAGCGACTCCCCGGTGCCCGGCTGATCGACGCACAGCGTGGAAATCCCCCGCTTGGCCAGCGCGTGTGGCAGGCGCGACCAATACAGCAGCTCTTTGCAGCTATCGAGGCCGTTGAGGTAGACGACCGTTGGCGCCGGGCCGTCAACGCCCTCGGCACGGGTGTAGAGCGCCGGCAAGTGCAGATCACCGTAAGGCACCAACACCCGTTCGACATTGTCACGCGAAAACTGCGTGCCCTTGGCGAAAGCGGCCAGCGCCTTGTCGAAGGTTTCCATGCGGCCGGGATGGCCGTGACCCTGCATCCGCTCGGCCGTGAAATAGTAAAGTGCGGCGCGTTGCAGCTTTGGCCCGGCAGACAGCAAGCGCCCCTCGGCTTCGTCCTCGGACGCCAGATCCACCAGTTTATCCGCGACCTTCATCCATTCGCGCATGAAATCCATCGTGCCGGCATCTTCACCAGCTTGCGCCTTGGCCAATAATGGCTGGCACATGTCCATGATCTCGCCCAGTTCCGCACCGCTGGCCATCGCGATGGAGACCGAGAGGTTCCAGACATAATTCGGGAAGTAGTCAAACATGGCCATCGGGTGTCACCTTGTCTCAGATGGGTTGCGCCACAAGGGCGAGGGTCTTGGCGGTCAGCGCACCGACATCAACGGGCGGAATTTTCCCCATC
This region includes:
- a CDS encoding class II aldolase/adducin family protein encodes the protein MHKRVYDAIPEAKCVIHAHSFNTIGVSMQKQGLVRNNQWAIWIGEVAYHDYEGFLTGPNEAKKLVACFKQSQVTLLRGHGMIVWGHSVKEAYFLAYMLNRACSVRIASGTGPGGLEPYLIDQEIIDRAAKEAKGTWSRATPFSAGPWQAQLRKARRQFPGFDS
- a CDS encoding fumarylacetoacetate hydrolase family protein — translated: MKLTTLPDGTPDGRLHVVSRDQRRIEPAQGAQTMQALLENWDGFAPQLEAQYAALNAGGGADFDAAQALAPLPRAWQWLDGSAYDSHGDLMQKVFKMDPTPKGRPLMYQGMSHQFLAATADVPLPSEADGIDFEGEFGVICDAVPMGTDAATAQGHIRLLVQINDWSLRTLAPIEMKTGFGWVQAKPACSVAPVAVTPDELGEAWRDSRVDLPLIVDLNGARFGAAEGYPMSFGFDELVAHAARTRVLVAGTIIGSGTVSNENFREIGSSCIAERRGIELLDLGAAQTPYMQFGDRVRMECRARDGQPLFGVIDQAVVAGGS
- a CDS encoding alpha/beta hydrolase family protein — protein: MAMFDYFPNYVWNLSVSIAMASGAELGEIMDMCQPLLAKAQAGEDAGTMDFMREWMKVADKLVDLASEDEAEGRLLSAGPKLQRAALYYFTAERMQGHGHPGRMETFDKALAAFAKGTQFSRDNVERVLVPYGDLHLPALYTRAEGVDGPAPTVVYLNGLDSCKELLYWSRLPHALAKRGISTLCVDQPGTGESLRKLEQYAHFDSEKWGTPVFDFLGARDDVDENRIGITGISLGGYYAPRVCANEPRFASGAVWGANHNWAEVQQRRLKREGENPVPHYWKHVEWVFGAKDSAEFFQKAEGMNLNGQMEKIRVPFLVTHGAQDRQIALDYAHQSYDQLVNSPKRALKIFTPREGGVEHVGADNMSFGRDYIADWFAETLGGRTS